The Megasphaera stantonii genome includes a window with the following:
- a CDS encoding MupG family TIM beta-alpha barrel fold protein translates to MKTGISLYPGLHGTAEEHLALLEKAADAGISRVFTSLHIPEADTAALRRELRALLQTARRRGLDVVADVSPQTAAILGADSLQPQQLRELGITTARLDYGFDVRKTALFSRIMSIQLNASTVQPEYLDALRDAGADFSRIDCLHNFYPRPHTGLSEAFFTAQTAWLQREGLSVGAFIPSQHGRRGPLFEGLPTLEDHRRLDVSLTARHLAALGVQSAFIGDGQPSDAELEALAAAGREEKGVVVLKARLCSREPWVRDFLSYTFTSRLDPSRDMIRTQESRSHASGSIVRDEACPRRGLRRGDVTIDTDMYLRYRGEMAIMTADAEEDDKTMIAAQILPEERFLLNYITPGRRFRLEFVR, encoded by the coding sequence ATGAAAACGGGAATCTCCCTGTACCCGGGCCTGCACGGCACGGCAGAAGAACATTTGGCATTACTGGAAAAGGCCGCCGACGCAGGCATAAGCCGTGTGTTTACGTCCCTGCATATTCCCGAAGCAGACACTGCGGCGCTGCGCCGGGAACTGCGCGCCCTGCTGCAGACGGCACGGCGGCGCGGCCTGGACGTCGTCGCCGACGTATCGCCCCAAACGGCGGCCATCCTCGGCGCCGACAGCCTTCAGCCGCAGCAGCTGCGGGAACTGGGCATCACGACAGCCCGCCTGGACTACGGCTTCGACGTGCGAAAAACGGCCTTATTCAGCCGCATCATGTCCATCCAGCTCAACGCCTCGACGGTACAGCCCGAGTATTTAGACGCCCTGCGCGACGCCGGCGCAGACTTTTCCCGCATCGACTGCCTGCACAATTTCTATCCCCGGCCTCATACGGGACTGAGCGAAGCCTTTTTTACCGCCCAGACGGCGTGGCTCCAGCGGGAAGGCCTGTCTGTCGGGGCCTTCATTCCCAGCCAGCACGGCCGGCGCGGGCCTTTATTCGAAGGGCTGCCGACGCTGGAAGACCACCGCCGCCTCGACGTCAGCCTGACGGCCCGTCATCTGGCCGCCTTAGGCGTCCAGTCGGCCTTCATCGGCGACGGCCAGCCGTCCGACGCGGAGCTGGAAGCCCTCGCCGCGGCGGGCCGCGAAGAGAAGGGCGTCGTCGTCTTAAAGGCCCGCCTCTGCAGCCGCGAGCCCTGGGTCCGCGATTTCCTGTCCTATACCTTTACGTCCCGCCTGGACCCGTCCCGCGATATGATACGGACGCAGGAAAGCCGCTCTCATGCGAGCGGCTCCATTGTAAGAGACGAGGCTTGCCCCCGCCGCGGCCTGCGGCGCGGCGACGTAACCATCGACACGGATATGTACTTGCGGTACCGGGGAGAAATGGCGATTATGACGGCCGACGCCGAAGAAGACGACAAGACGATGATCGCCGCCCAAATCCTGCCAGAAGAACGGTTTTTGCTGAACTATATCACGCCGGGGCGGCGATTCCGCTTAGAATTCGTCCGCTGA
- a CDS encoding DMT family transporter, with protein sequence MTIRLDGKTAPFFIIAAGICWGVIGIFSRQLAALGFSPVQIAFGRSFVTAVVMVLFMASTRSSELAIAKRDIWMFLGTGLCSIVFFNICYFTAIQLTTLSMAAILLYTAPSIVMVLSVLLFKEAFTPVKALCLVLAFAGCVLVSGLGVGKVNVPGVLAGLGAGFGYALYSIFARYALAKYTPFAVTTWTFVVAAAGLIGFSHAGQIAAVVLAVPEAAALFVLLGVVSTALPFGLYTLGLNKMEAGKASILASVEPLTSTLVGVAVFHELLTAAGLGGIACILGAVVLLNCKS encoded by the coding sequence ATGACTATACGACTTGACGGCAAGACGGCGCCGTTTTTTATTATCGCCGCCGGCATCTGCTGGGGCGTCATCGGGATTTTTTCCCGTCAGCTGGCGGCGCTGGGATTTTCGCCGGTCCAGATTGCCTTCGGCCGCTCCTTTGTGACGGCAGTGGTCATGGTGCTGTTCATGGCCAGCACGAGGTCGTCAGAGCTGGCCATTGCCAAGCGGGACATATGGATGTTCCTGGGGACGGGCCTGTGCAGCATCGTCTTTTTCAACATCTGCTATTTCACGGCGATCCAGCTGACGACCTTGTCCATGGCGGCCATTTTGCTGTACACCGCGCCGAGCATCGTCATGGTCCTGTCGGTCCTGTTGTTTAAAGAAGCCTTCACGCCGGTGAAAGCCCTGTGCCTGGTCCTGGCCTTTGCCGGGTGCGTCCTCGTCAGCGGGCTGGGCGTAGGGAAGGTCAACGTTCCCGGCGTCCTGGCCGGGTTGGGAGCCGGCTTCGGCTACGCCTTGTATTCGATTTTTGCCCGCTATGCTTTGGCGAAATACACGCCCTTTGCCGTGACGACGTGGACCTTTGTCGTCGCCGCGGCCGGGCTTATCGGTTTCAGCCATGCCGGACAGATTGCCGCTGTCGTCCTGGCAGTGCCCGAAGCGGCGGCTCTGTTCGTCCTGCTGGGCGTCGTGTCGACGGCGCTGCCCTTCGGCCTGTATACGCTGGGGCTCAATAAGATGGAAGCGGGGAAAGCGTCTATCCTGGCGTCTGTCGAACCGCTGACGTCGACCCTCGTCGGCGTCGCCGTATTTCACGAACTCCTTACGGCGGCCGGCCTCGGCGGTATCGCCTGTATTTTGGGAGCCGTCGTGCTGCTGAACTGCAAATCCTGA
- a CDS encoding M48 family metallopeptidase produces MSASSWKRAAIRAAICITLSTAAAPAAPVQAINLGAIGTIIGAGVQYASLNKQLSYLDNEGRDEFMEQVKAQYGVNYDPQANAMTARVMENLSRSVAAIDPSILDKPYNYFVNNDTSFNAFCTIGHNMSVNIGLFEPLNYNENEVAFVLAHEMGHGQENHPIEGVKKSMPLDLLASLAGANGSAAQLGSAILSQIGTANLVTKPMEKEADKLAFEYAVGAGYNPGAGAALWQRMLEKGGSVKTSGVMELFNDHPTNVSRRDTYSKTLTKWSNNVVKVDAETGMISIRGKEWFAPADTASMSGREQAYLVAGNLAAVYHQNKRPTASVHTQGQMLYVGPQPIADLSAEPDPAAVTARLQALL; encoded by the coding sequence ATGTCCGCATCATCATGGAAACGAGCGGCCATACGCGCCGCCATCTGCATCACCCTCAGCACAGCCGCCGCACCGGCCGCGCCAGTCCAGGCCATTAACCTCGGCGCCATCGGCACGATCATCGGAGCCGGCGTACAGTACGCCAGCCTGAATAAGCAGCTCAGCTATCTGGACAACGAAGGGCGCGACGAATTCATGGAACAGGTCAAGGCCCAGTACGGCGTCAATTACGACCCGCAGGCCAACGCCATGACGGCCCGCGTCATGGAAAACCTGTCCCGCTCCGTCGCGGCCATCGACCCGTCCATCCTGGATAAGCCGTACAATTATTTCGTCAACAACGACACGTCCTTCAACGCCTTCTGTACCATCGGCCACAACATGAGCGTCAACATCGGCCTCTTTGAGCCCCTGAACTACAACGAAAACGAAGTCGCCTTCGTCCTGGCTCACGAAATGGGTCACGGCCAGGAAAACCATCCCATCGAAGGCGTCAAGAAATCCATGCCCCTCGATTTACTGGCATCGCTGGCCGGAGCCAACGGCAGCGCGGCCCAGCTCGGTTCAGCTATCTTGTCGCAAATCGGCACGGCTAACCTGGTCACCAAGCCCATGGAAAAGGAAGCGGACAAGCTGGCCTTCGAATACGCCGTCGGCGCAGGCTACAACCCCGGCGCGGGCGCCGCCTTATGGCAGCGCATGCTGGAAAAGGGCGGCTCCGTCAAGACGAGCGGCGTCATGGAGCTGTTCAACGACCATCCGACCAACGTCAGCCGCCGCGACACGTACAGCAAGACCCTAACGAAATGGAGCAACAACGTCGTCAAGGTCGACGCCGAAACGGGCATGATTTCCATCCGCGGCAAGGAATGGTTCGCCCCGGCCGATACGGCTTCTATGAGCGGCCGGGAACAGGCCTACCTAGTTGCCGGCAACCTGGCCGCCGTCTACCATCAGAACAAGCGGCCGACGGCCTCCGTCCATACACAGGGACAGATGCTCTACGTCGGGCCCCAGCCTATTGCCGACCTGAGCGCCGAGCCGGACCCAGCCGCCGTGACGGCACGCCTGCAGGCCCTGCTGTAA
- a CDS encoding NYN domain-containing protein gives MDHEMKLAVLIDAENISNKYIDVILSEANNLGDVIYKRIYGNWTTPQMASWRSTILDNAIQPVQQYSNTTRKNSSDSALIIDTMDLLYQSHLDGFCIVSSDSDFTRLASRLRESQKYVLGMGESKTPRSFISACNKFLYLDVLLEEAEENESEEAKPVSTPDTAVAAQPYVLAHEKTPGKDFLTIKQALIKLTEENSDDNGWIFSGTLGNLLSKQFSDFDVRNFGYKKFVPFIESLKLFDVNTITDDKNKTVKHNYFRLKSQTSYRPARSSHPYHKNYR, from the coding sequence ATGGATCATGAAATGAAATTAGCCGTCCTCATCGACGCGGAAAATATTTCCAATAAGTACATTGACGTCATCTTATCGGAAGCCAACAACTTAGGCGACGTCATATACAAGCGCATTTACGGAAACTGGACGACACCGCAGATGGCCTCGTGGCGCAGCACCATTCTGGACAACGCTATCCAGCCCGTGCAGCAGTACAGCAACACGACGCGCAAGAATTCGTCCGATTCGGCCCTCATCATCGACACGATGGACCTGCTGTATCAGAGCCATCTCGACGGCTTCTGCATCGTATCGTCGGACAGCGACTTTACCCGCCTGGCATCGCGCCTGCGCGAATCGCAGAAATACGTTCTCGGCATGGGCGAAAGCAAGACGCCCCGCTCCTTCATCTCGGCGTGCAACAAGTTTCTGTATTTAGACGTCCTGCTGGAAGAAGCGGAAGAAAACGAAAGCGAAGAAGCTAAGCCTGTTTCAACGCCGGATACGGCCGTAGCGGCCCAGCCTTACGTACTGGCTCACGAAAAAACGCCGGGCAAGGATTTCCTGACCATCAAGCAGGCTCTCATCAAGCTGACCGAAGAAAACTCCGACGACAACGGCTGGATTTTTTCCGGCACCCTGGGGAATTTGCTGAGCAAGCAGTTCTCCGACTTCGACGTGCGCAACTTCGGCTACAAGAAATTTGTCCCCTTTATCGAATCGCTGAAGCTGTTCGACGTAAACACCATTACGGACGACAAGAACAAGACGGTAAAGCACAATTACTTCCGCCTCAAGTCGCAGACGTCGTACCGTCCGGCCCGCTCGTCCCATCCGTATCACAAGAATTACCGCTAA